The Leclercia sp. S52 genome has a segment encoding these proteins:
- a CDS encoding Na/Pi cotransporter family protein encodes MLTLLHLLSAVALLVWGTHIVRTGVMRVFGARLRTVLSRSVEKKPLAFCAGIGVTALVQSSNATTMLVTSFVAQDLVALTPALVIVLGADVGTALMARVLTFDLSWLSPLLIFIGVIFFLGRKQTRAGQLGRVGIGLGLILLALELIVQAVTPITQASGVQVIFASLTGDILLDALIGAVFALISYSSLAAVLLTATLTAAGIISFPVALCLVIGANLGSGLLAMLNNSAANAAARRVALGSLLFKLVGSLVILPFVYPLANLMDNLPLPKSELVIYFHVFYNLVRCVAMVPFAEPMARFCKRVIRDEPELDARLKPKHLDTSALDTPALALANAARETLRMGDAMELMLEGLKKVMHGEPREEKDLRKLADDINVLYTAIKLYLARMPKDELAEEESRRWAEIIEMSLNLEQASDIVERMGSEIADKSLAARRAFSLEGVKELDALHDQLLANLRLAMSVFFSSDLASARRLRRNKHRFRILNRRYSHAHVDRLHQQNVQSIETSSLHMGLLGDMKRLNSLFCAVAYSVMEQPDEDDGRDEY; translated from the coding sequence GTGCTGACACTGCTACATCTGCTTTCTGCCGTGGCGTTGCTGGTTTGGGGCACGCACATTGTCCGTACCGGCGTGATGCGTGTTTTTGGTGCTCGCTTACGCACCGTCCTCAGCCGTAGCGTTGAGAAAAAACCGCTCGCGTTCTGCGCCGGCATTGGCGTAACCGCGCTGGTGCAAAGCAGCAACGCCACTACCATGCTGGTCACCTCATTTGTGGCCCAGGATCTGGTGGCGCTGACCCCTGCGCTGGTGATTGTCCTCGGTGCTGACGTGGGGACCGCGCTGATGGCGCGGGTATTAACCTTCGATCTCTCCTGGCTGTCGCCGCTGCTGATTTTCATCGGCGTGATATTTTTCCTTGGCCGTAAACAGACCCGCGCCGGACAGCTGGGACGCGTGGGGATCGGCCTGGGGCTGATCCTTCTGGCGCTGGAGCTGATCGTCCAGGCCGTCACCCCCATCACCCAGGCCAGCGGTGTGCAGGTCATCTTCGCCTCGCTGACCGGTGATATTCTGCTGGATGCGCTGATTGGCGCGGTGTTTGCCCTGATCAGCTACTCCAGCCTGGCGGCGGTACTGTTAACCGCCACCCTCACCGCGGCAGGAATTATCTCCTTCCCGGTGGCCCTGTGTCTGGTGATAGGCGCTAACCTCGGCTCCGGCCTGCTGGCGATGCTCAACAACAGTGCCGCCAACGCCGCGGCCCGTCGCGTGGCCCTCGGCAGCCTGCTGTTTAAGCTGGTGGGCAGTCTGGTGATCCTGCCATTCGTCTATCCGCTGGCGAACCTGATGGACAACCTGCCGCTGCCGAAATCGGAGCTGGTGATCTACTTCCACGTCTTCTACAACCTGGTCCGCTGCGTGGCGATGGTGCCCTTTGCTGAGCCGATGGCGCGGTTCTGTAAGCGGGTGATCCGCGATGAGCCGGAGCTGGATGCACGCCTGAAACCGAAACATCTGGATACCTCAGCCCTGGATACGCCAGCGCTGGCGCTGGCCAATGCTGCCCGGGAAACGCTGCGCATGGGCGATGCCATGGAGCTGATGCTGGAAGGACTGAAAAAGGTGATGCATGGCGAACCGCGGGAGGAAAAAGATCTGCGCAAGCTCGCCGATGACATCAACGTGCTCTATACCGCCATTAAGCTCTATCTGGCGCGGATGCCAAAAGATGAGCTGGCGGAGGAGGAGTCCCGCCGCTGGGCGGAGATTATCGAGATGTCGCTCAACCTTGAGCAGGCCTCCGATATCGTTGAGCGCATGGGGAGTGAAATCGCTGATAAATCGCTGGCGGCCCGCCGGGCATTTTCCCTCGAAGGGGTCAAAGAGCTGGATGCGCTGCACGATCAGCTGCTGGCTAACCTCAGGCTGGCGATGTCGGTCTTTTTCTCCAGCGATCTGGCCAGCGCCCGTCGTCTGCGCCGCAACAAGCACCGCTTCCGCATCCTCAACCGCCGCTACTCCCACGCGCACGTCGACCGGCTGCACCAGCAGAACGTGCAAAGTATCGAGACCAGCTCCCTGCATATGGGGCTGCTGGGCGACATGAAGCGTCTTAACTCCCTGTTCTGCGCGGTGGCGTACAGCGTGATGGAACAGCCGGATGAAGATGATGGCCGGGATGAGTATTAA
- a CDS encoding addiction module antidote protein, whose amino-acid sequence MNKLTHYDPASALINDEEIAVFMADALETGDAAYIAQALGVVARAKGMTQIAAQTGLSREQLYRSFSEKGNPTLKTTLAVMKALGLGLAIKNATD is encoded by the coding sequence ATGAATAAATTGACCCACTACGATCCTGCCAGCGCGCTCATTAATGATGAGGAAATAGCTGTATTCATGGCCGATGCGCTGGAAACGGGTGATGCGGCCTATATAGCGCAAGCCCTTGGCGTAGTTGCCCGCGCCAAAGGCATGACGCAGATTGCGGCCCAGACAGGACTTTCGCGCGAACAGCTTTATCGCTCGTTCAGTGAGAAAGGTAACCCAACACTTAAAACCACCCTGGCAGTGATGAAAGCATTGGGTCTTGGGTTAGCCATTAAAAACGCAACAGATTAA